The Leishmania donovani BPK282A1 complete genome, chromosome 23 DNA segment GTAACTTGAAGCGCGAGAACTTCCCGGgcacggagcagcagctctgcctcaAGGCCATGAAGGACATGAACTTGCCCAAGTTTGTGAAGGAGGACGTGCCGCTGTTTCTCAGCATGCTCGGCGACTTGTTTCCGGGTGTGTCGCCTCAAGGGGCTGGGCTGGAAGAGCTGCGGGCGGCGACAGTCGATGAgttggaggcggagaagctgcaggTAAGCGAGCACATCATCACGAAGTGTTTGCACCTTTGGGACACCCTGCACACCCGCCACGGCGTGATGGTGGTCGGCCGCACCGCATCTGGCAAGACGATCACCTGGAGAACGCTAGCgggggcgctgcggcgactgAAGGAGGCCGGCGTGGACGGCCCGtacgaggcggtgcgcgtctCGCTGCTGAACCCCAAGTCGGTGACGCTGGACGAGCTGTACGGCAGCTACAACCAAGCGACACGCGAGTGGAAGGACGGCATCCTGTCGGATCTCATGCGCCAGATCTGCCGCGACGCGACGGACCCCAACTACAAGTGGCTGCTATTTGACGGCCCCGTTGACACGCTATGGATTGAGAGTATGAACACCGTGCTGGACGACAACAGGATGCTGACGCTGAACTCCGGCGAGCGTATCAACATGAACCCGACCGTGCGTATGCTGTTCGAGGTGCAGGACCTGTCTCAGGCGTCGCCGGCCACGGTGTCCCGGTGCGGCATGGTGTACTTCAGCGTCGAGGATCTCACCTGGAGGCCGTTCGTGAGCACGTGGCTGCAGTCGCGCCGCGACTTCGAGGTGGCCATGAACGCACCCAAGCCAGACAGTACCATCAGCGAGCTGCAGACGTTCGTAGATGAGGCGCTGACTCGTGCATTGCAGTTCAAGCGCAGCGAGTGCGCTGACCTGATCCCGACGACGGAGTTCAACACGATTCGCTCCTTTACCACGATGCTGGACGCGTTGGCGAATACCGAGGCGGCCCCGGTGATGCCCGGTGGCACGCACTACcaggcagcgcaggcggGCGAGAATTACttgccgcagctccgcatGATGGCGATGTTCTGCCTCATCTGGGCCGTGGGCGGCAGCCTGACAGTCGACTCCCGCCGCAAGCTCGATGCCTTTGTGCGAGAGATGgactcctccttcccttcgaTGGAGACCGTCTTCGAGTACTTCCCGGACctgtcgtcgctgcgctgGGTCGGGTGGGAGGAACACCCGGACGTGCAGAAGCCGttcgcgccgccgtcggacACGCCGTACTACGAACAGATCGTTCCCACGGTGGATATGATTCGATACTCGTACATTGTCTCGCAACTCGTGCTCAGCAGCGTCCAGCTGGTGCTCGtcggcaccaccggcacAGGCAAGTCGCTCATTGCGAACCAGGTGCTGCACGATCTCCCTGCCGACATGTACGTCGCGACGCACCTTCACTTCTCTGCTcagacgacggcgaagaaCGTACAGGACATCATCGAGGGCCGTATGGAGCACACCTCGAAGAAGGTGTGCAACCCGCCCGGCGGGCGCCGCATGGTGTGCTTGATCGAAGACCTGAACATGCCATCCAAGGAGATCttcggcgcgcagccgccgctcgagctgctgcggcagtggatGGACAACGGCTACTGGTACGACCGCACGACGCGCTCCAAGCGGCTCGTGAATGacatgcagctgctgtgctgcatgACGTATGGCCGCCCCGACATCACAGAGCGGCTGCTGAGCAAGCTGAACGTGTTCAACGTGGCGTTCCCATCGGAGCCCGTGGTGGTGAGGATCTACTCTGCCATCCTGGGCCACCGCTTTGCCCCCTACATCGACCTCAAGGGCTACGTGGACGCGATCGTGCGCGCCACCATCGAGGTGTACATGAAGGTCTCTACCGATCTCCTGCCCATTCCAAGCAAGTCGCACTACCTCTTCACTCTTCGCGACCTCAGCAAGGTGTTCCAGGGTATCTACGGCTGCTACCTGGAAGGAATCACGAGTAAGGAGCACCTCGTGGCGTTGTGGGTGCACGAGTCGCAGCGCGTCTTCTCGGACCGGATGAACGATCCGGCCGACAAGGTGTGGTTCCGGCAGCTGCTCAATGACAAGCTGAACAACGTGTTCCAAACAAAGTGGGCAAACATGCTCAAGGCTCGCGGGAAGGATTCGCGAGGTCAGGCCTTgtcggagagcgagagcCCGATCTTCGTCGATTTCCTAGACGGAGAACAGGACGAGATGGCAAAATACAAGCTGGTGCCGTcgatggagcagctgcggcagatcgtggaggaggggcttGAGAACTACAACACCGAGCCTGGCGCGCGGCCGATGAACCTCGTCTTCTTCGCAGACGCGCTCGAGCATCTGTGCCGCATTcaccgcgtgctgcgccagccgcagggcaatgcgctgctggtgggtctcggcggcagcggccgcaacTCGCTGAGCCGACTCGCCACGTACCTCGCCGGGTACTCGATGTTCACCATCGAGATTCACAAGAAGTACGACCAGGAGCGCTTCCACGAGGATCTGCGCACTCTCTACAAGGCGTGCGGtgtgaagcggcagcagaaggtGTTCTACATCGCCGACACGCAGCTCGTCGACTCGTCGTTCCTCGAGGACCTTAACAACATGCTCTCCGCCGGAGAGGTGCCCAATTTGTTCGCCAAGGACGACTTGCAGCAGATCAACGACGACGTGCACAAGCTGGCTCTTCTGAGCGGGTGCCGCGATTCGCCTGATGAGCTGTACAACTTTTTTGTCCGTCAAGCCCGTCAGCATCTCCACCTCGTCATCGCCATGTCTCCTGCCCACAAGCTCTtccgcgtgcgcctgcgtcaGTTCCCAGCGTTGGTGTCGTGCACGTCGATCGACTGGTACTACGCATGGCCGAACACGGCGCTCAAGGAGGTGGGTCTGCGCTACCTGCGTGACTCGCGCGACGATTCCGCGGAGTCGgacgagctgctggagacGATCAGCGAtctcttcgtctttcttCACGACACGACGAACCAGAGGGCGGAGCAGATGCGGGTGCAGATCCGCCGCCACACGTACGTGACGCCGTCCTCGTTTATTGACCTCGTCCGCGGCTTCCGCTCGATGCTGCACAGCAAGCGTATCGACATTATTGAGCAGCGCGACAAGCTCGCCAACGGTATGTCGAAGCTGGAGGAGACGAAGGTGACGGTGAGCGAGATGCGCGAGGCTCTCAAGGTGCAGGACGAACGGCTGCAGGCCAAGTCGGCCGAAGTGAGCAGGGCTACGGAGAGCATCCAAGCGCGGCAGCACATcgccgaggagcagcagacTCTCGTGGCGTCAGAGAAGGTGAAGATCGAGCAGACAAAGCGGGCCGCCTTGGCGGACCAGGCCGAGGCGCAGGCCGATCTCGACCGAGCCATGCCCACCCTGCTGGAGGCtcaggcggcgctggacaAGCTGGACAAGAGCGACATCAACGAGGTGAAGTCTTACAAGACGCCTGCTGTGATGATTCGCACGgtgatggaggcggtgcagacCGCACTGCACCGCAAGCTCGACTGGGACGAGGCGAAGAAGTCGCTGAGCGAACCCAAGTTCATTGACATGCTCAAGACGTATCACGAGACACACGACATGACGGATCAGAAGCTGCTCAACGCGCTGGAGAAGTACGTGAAGCGCAACGACTTtacgccggcggcggcgagcgccgTGTCAAAGGCGGCGGGTGGGCTGTGCCAGTGGGTGATTGCGATCCACAAGTACGGCAACATCTACAAGGAGGTGCATCCGAAGATTGTGAAGAACGAGAACGCGCAGCAGAAGGTGCgggcgcaggaggagatgctgcgccagaaggaggagaagctgcagagGATCGTGGACGAGGTGCGCCAGCTCGAGGCGGACCTGCAGGCGAACATTGCCGAAAAGAACCGCCTCATGGCCGAGGCGCGTGCGACGCAGGACAAGCTGAACAAGGCCCAGATCATCGTCGACGGTCTTGAGGGCGAGCGAGGGCGGTGGACCGAGTCGATTGCACGCTTCGAGTTAGACTTGGAGAACATCAACGGCGAGACACTCCTTGCGTGCGCATTCATGTGCTACTGCGGGGCCTTCACAGCCGAGTaccggcagctgctgtggcagAGCTGGATGAAGGAGGTGCGgcgggtgcagctgccgctgaacCGAGACTACGACTTCGTCAACTTCCTCGCTGACCCGACGGAGGTGCTTGACTGGCAGCAGGCCGGGCTTCCGGGGGACGAGTTCAGCAGGGAGAACGGCGCCGTGGTCGTCTTCGGTCCTCGCTATCCTCTCATGATTgacccgcagcagcaggccatCAAGTGGGTGAAGCGGATGGAGCGCGACAACGGTCTCAAGGTCATTGACCCGAAGCAGCCGGACTTCCAGAAGACCGTCGAGTACGCGATTCAGTTCGgctgcccgctgctgctgcaggacgtgctggaggagatcGACCCCCTGCTCGACCCCATCATGTCGCGCTCCTTCATCATGAAGGGCAAGCGCAAGCTCGTGAAGGTCGGCGACAACTACGTCGAGTTCAAGGAGGGCTTCAAACTATACATTACCACCCGACTGCCGAACCCGCACTACACCCCGGAGACGTGCACGAAGGTGTGCCTGCTGAACTTTGCGGTCAAGGAGCAGgggctggaggagcagctgctgaagatTGTGGTGGAAAAGGAGAAGCCGGAGCTGGAACACGAGAACGAGCAGCTCATCCTCCACACCGCTGCGGCCAAGAAAGAAAtgaagcagctggaggaggacatCCTCGACCTGCTTTCCACCTCCCAGGTGTCGCTCCTCGAGAACCAGCGGCTCATCGAGACGCTGCAGACGGCCaaggtgacggcggcgaacaTCCAGAACCAGCTGCAGGTGGCAGAGACAACATCTGTGAAGATTCGCGAGGCCCGCGAGGAGTACCGTGAGTGCGCACGGCGTGCCTCGTTGCTGTTCTTTGTCCTTGCGGACCTCGGCGCCATCGACAGCATGTACCAGTTTGCCCTAGACTCCTACATTCAGCTGTTCCAGACGAGTATACGGCGCTCGTCGGAGAAGATCGTGTCTCACGAAATGGAGGAGCGCATCAAGACGCTGAACGAGTGGCACACGGCCGCCGTGTACACGAACACGTGTCGCGGCTTGTTTGAGCGCCACAAGCTGCTCTTCGCCTTTCACATGACGATGCGCATCCTGCAGATGCAGGGGTTGGTGAACATCGAGGAGTACGTCTTCATGATGCGCGGGGCGCAGATGCTGGACAAACAGAGCCGCTTGCCAAACCCCGCAAGCGCGTGGCTCTCCGAGCGTGCGTGGGACCACGTTttggagctggagcggctgagCGCCTTCCACGGCATCGCCGCTCACTTTGAGCAGAAGCCCGATGAGTGGCGCGCGTGGTACCTCCTGGAGCGACCCGAGGAGGCCCTGCTGCCGGAGGAGTGGGAGGCGCGGTGCGGTGGcaatgcgctgcagcgcatgatCTTCACGCGCTGCCTGCGCCCTGACCGACTCGTCTTTATGGTTTACGAGTTCATTGAGGAGCAGCTCGGCAGCCAATTCGTGGACCCGCCTGTGTTCAATCTCAAGGACACTTTCGATGAGAGCACCAACACAATTCCGCTCATCTTTGTGCTCTCTAACGGCGTGGACCCgacgaagcagctgcagtcgctggcgcagcgcgagggTCGTGAGCTGAAGGTGCTAGCGCTGGGGCAGGGCCAGGGTGACAACGCCAAGCGCGCCCTGCAAGAGTACAGCCAAACGGGCGGGTGGGTCTTCCTCGCCAATTGCCACCTAATGGTGTCATGGCTGGTGGAGCTGGAGAAGATCATCGACGCAATCTTTGAACAGAATCCGCATCGCGACTTCAGGCTCTGGCTGAGCTCCGTGCCGACGCCGCAGTTCCCGAttggcgtgctgcagcgctccaTCAAGATGACAACGGAGCCGCCGAAGGGGATCAAGGCGAACATGCTGCGCCTGTACAACACGTTCAGTGAGGATGACCTGGCGATCCGCAGCGCTGAACACCCCCTCATCTACCGCAATCTTCTCTACGCGCTGTGCTTCTTCCATagcgtgctgctggagcggcgcAAATACGGCACTCTCGGCTACAACGTCCTCTACGACTTTACGTCCTCCGACTTTGACGTCTCGGAGAACATCATCCAGCTGTATATTGGTCACATGCACTCCGATGCCGTCGAGGACGTTCCGTTCGTCACCATCCGCTACCTCATCGCAGAGGCCTCgtacggcggccgcgtcacGGACGACTGGGACCGGCGCGTGCTGAACACGTACATGGCACAGTACATGTGCCCGGACGCCATCACGCAGAGTCGCTACCCcctcgcggcggctgacGAATACTGCATCCCGGAAGACTGCAACACGCTGCTGGCGTACAAGAATCACTGCGGCCAGCTTCCCATCACCGACCCGCCGGAGGCCTTTGGGCAGCACGCGAACGCCGACATCGCCAGTCGAATCGCAGAGTCAACGGCGTTGCTAGACTGCCTTATCAGCGTGAACACCTCGTtggtgcgcgacggcggcggaagcagcagcggcagcgcgcaggcGGTCACGCAGGAAGATCGCTGTCTCGAGATCCTGGCCTCCATCGAGGAGCCGAGCAAGGCCGCCACACCGAACCTGCTTGACTATACCGCCATCTACGATTCAACCGAGGGAGACCGCGACAACGCCCTCAACACATGCCTCCTacaggaggtgcagcgctaCAACGCGCTCTTGAAGACGATTCACCGGCAGAAGGCGGaactgcgccgcgccgtgaAGGGCGAGATCGTCATGtcggagcagctggaggccaTTTTtaacgcgctgctgctcggccgcgtgccgccgccgtggacgaGCGCCTACCCGAGTCTGAAGCCACTGGCGAGCTGGGCGGTGGACCTCGTTGAGCGCGTGGATCAGATGCGGCTGTGGAGTCAGCGCACGCCGACGGTGTTCTGGCTCTCAGGCTTTACATACCCCACCGGCTTTCTCAAgagcctgcagcagcagcaggcgcgccgGGACCAGATCTCGATCGACCAGTACGACTGGGAGTACGCCATCCTGCCGagcgaggagcgcgccatcgcccATCGGCCAAAGAAGggcgcgtacgtgcgcggAATCTTTCTCGAGGGCGCCGGGTGGAACGGGGAGGCGAACACGCTCTGTGAGCCGAAGCCGATGGAGCTGATTGTGTCGATGCCGGTGATCCACTTCAAGCCGAAGCTCCGCTCGGGCAAGGCAAAGTCGGCGAGTGTGTACGAGTGTCCCTTGTACATGTACCCGATCCGCACCGGCACCCGTGAACGTCCCTCCTACGTTGTTGCGGTGGACCTGGAGTCGGGCGACGCGGTGCCAGAGACGTACACGAAGCGTGgtacggcgctgctgctctccacAG contains these protein-coding regions:
- a CDS encoding dynein heavy chain, putative, producing the protein MAMTEANQDCVQWVERRLQDTLGCTIASELVDHHYFLINEFLMGEDAQYRVLFAYYAEPAVTAAHQRRSAAGRRTFNNGSSARNSKLSSRRQTKGSGIGLNRSHPDSDDEDCVDGTAASSYFAFTGADGSRASNGSDWGVSSGPQPPQLQIVPGLPELSLRGNLTGASTDVLYFVRLDAEKPLLRETLENYVMWGTFRGNYLLDSFLRTVRQTILPTFLHNQWPTSIKKDVHTALHRFMATVVEDVNSLKGQTVLYVPGDLAAGAKSDTYADHELVQRYEATVIHWTRQIKAVVSQRDTASTDDEGHAGPLEEIQYWRARARDLGSIRLQLNRDDVAAVVKVLKDAKSFYYLEPFLGLRTDIERGTEEAYDNLRYLCTLIEPCERLAKAELRDIPHLVQDVLKNVQLILIFSKFYKKEHITRLLRMVSSEIIGRCSSRINVRAIFAGDVAESMKALEESMVAGEAWLTECRLMLVATRRRFRIEKGEKLELDESFLNEMDGFVRHRCQNLREICLSQLQFGFTGTADGEAGGNGAVSMSIARCSNVVASHRRMSRRTKLSGLVREQLPAGSPLSVPELDGVIRLPASLFEGKLPIFRGNKGPELESQLMDIQRAFKAKMEVLRHFTYNVLDVKATQWVDDYRALKTDIDNFAVMMRQIITAAFDAVTTVPMGSEVIEAFTLISKSEDLLMQLDRNTDRVFRLFTQHIKSVRADVQRYFGRVPPLFYRHPPLSGQAAWAANRLSFITCAHDALRRCYALPSSPEKDEAMHLYDRLDRTLREMVRKEYVQWTSEVPAKPAELLDVYLLVQRPGTGIDLEHPPLYDVNFPINLLLLFAEAHNWQRMGETVPPEVAEMCTREERLRFYRENVSMAVRLHNASVRSLSNADLRLFSLRIEAMDAKYVPGLNKLCWNSQGIVEYFVRECRVQADRVQAIVDDFKFCGTFIDYHCGLIADTLSVLVEKKVIYTPDAFVEKQNAYRAAVVQKVRKIHELMVQKLYTVFQYFREDYMVSETVRAEWHDYMERVDVKVEEALRMMVKRSLLTVERVLPQESSEDRLDERVFRLSVMISVAADQKPVIHATPSVQELSQLVNDVCKAIIGVVRGLPRLEESLQQRVSSETEALLTENNTVAVTYAHPGGATSLALRGSYYEYMTRDQDTILTLGRIQEAFMSISEKVRDKLNQTWQLHQSSTTDNLWTTQRQDRRIKQGWKLEDYRINMDHVAQRREGIEKQEVFSDVLFLQLDFTKMKETFRAQCQFVIQHYHGLLYAEVKQELDNTYDSFKFTTEALSREPKTLDQLGEMMRQCTVALDALPSVEGQFDMLSQKFALITSEAYNFGGVDPSDVTRCEELPEAFVKYTQQLQAIRQQLDVYKEQFRVEVETELRTLASKSFALYQQVRDEAPTSWALTTAAAFGQLETLERKAVSLRELEKSLQQGIEIFALEKPPLDDLVKAEAQLKVLRRLWTLVRSWRAFTHAWKHMYFMKLNSERMLEDIEDTRREALQLRKEMEQMDVWLRLKDDIDLIKKILPIIDDLRTPAIRPRHWEQLKVQLDTAFELEDETSFCLQRLMEAHVEVQAEFISNMAIAAREELKIETDLEKIALVWEETCFTIEPHQGYHKIAAVEDINTALTEHLMMLSSMKMSRFVDSFRPRVVMWEKHLSQVADTIEGLLSVQTKWMYLESIFIGSEDIKRKLVAESKKFDSIHAHWLSIITRLVSDANVVRSTRRDNLLEQLNSMNSDLELIQRSLEGFLEDRRRCFPRFYFLSNDDLLEILGHTKDPEKVQPHLRKCFEGLYRLALKEGRNNRIFAGGMSAVDGEVVPFSPPLQVDGLPVEVWLHRVEVKMRDTIKSCLNTTLKDLQDNVYIPRRPINRDKLRQWVEQHEGQALITAACMNWTFQTEVAIAEYGDLHQNGLSLSRRKPSPLYKVYKKWKSLIRKYCQMVRQPQSRLQRNKLVALVTIEVHSRDILRHLLAHRVHLLEDFEWTRQLRFYQENAGSTSEVASEAGMSDASAVITAGSGEPTCVVRQTSAVVRYDYEYLGNSGRLVVTGLTDRAYMTLTTALQLFRGGLPQGPAGTGKTETVKDLGKAIGKYVMVFNCSDGLDYRSVGRMLSGIAQTGAWSCFDEFNRIEVEVLSVVAQQIMSILSAVSEQKRHFLFEGTEIPLNVNCGLFVTMNPGYAGRSELPDNLKALLRPISMMVPDFTLICEITLLSEGFEESESLSKKVSILYELMEKQLSKQDHYDFSLRNIKAVLVQAGNLKRENFPGTEQQLCLKAMKDMNLPKFVKEDVPLFLSMLGDLFPGVSPQGAGLEELRAATVDELEAEKLQVSEHIITKCLHLWDTLHTRHGVMVVGRTASGKTITWRTLAGALRRLKEAGVDGPYEAVRVSLLNPKSVTLDELYGSYNQATREWKDGILSDLMRQICRDATDPNYKWLLFDGPVDTLWIESMNTVLDDNRMLTLNSGERINMNPTVRMLFEVQDLSQASPATVSRCGMVYFSVEDLTWRPFVSTWLQSRRDFEVAMNAPKPDSTISELQTFVDEALTRALQFKRSECADLIPTTEFNTIRSFTTMLDALANTEAAPVMPGGTHYQAAQAGENYLPQLRMMAMFCLIWAVGGSLTVDSRRKLDAFVREMDSSFPSMETVFEYFPDLSSLRWVGWEEHPDVQKPFAPPSDTPYYEQIVPTVDMIRYSYIVSQLVLSSVQLVLVGTTGTGKSLIANQVLHDLPADMYVATHLHFSAQTTAKNVQDIIEGRMEHTSKKVCNPPGGRRMVCLIEDLNMPSKEIFGAQPPLELLRQWMDNGYWYDRTTRSKRLVNDMQLLCCMTYGRPDITERLLSKLNVFNVAFPSEPVVVRIYSAILGHRFAPYIDLKGYVDAIVRATIEVYMKVSTDLLPIPSKSHYLFTLRDLSKVFQGIYGCYLEGITSKEHLVALWVHESQRVFSDRMNDPADKVWFRQLLNDKLNNVFQTKWANMLKARGKDSRGQALSESESPIFVDFLDGEQDEMAKYKLVPSMEQLRQIVEEGLENYNTEPGARPMNLVFFADALEHLCRIHRVLRQPQGNALLVGLGGSGRNSLSRLATYLAGYSMFTIEIHKKYDQERFHEDLRTLYKACGVKRQQKVFYIADTQLVDSSFLEDLNNMLSAGEVPNLFAKDDLQQINDDVHKLALLSGCRDSPDELYNFFVRQARQHLHLVIAMSPAHKLFRVRLRQFPALVSCTSIDWYYAWPNTALKEVGLRYLRDSRDDSAESDELLETISDLFVFLHDTTNQRAEQMRVQIRRHTYVTPSSFIDLVRGFRSMLHSKRIDIIEQRDKLANGMSKLEETKVTVSEMREALKVQDERLQAKSAEVSRATESIQARQHIAEEQQTLVASEKVKIEQTKRAALADQAEAQADLDRAMPTLLEAQAALDKLDKSDINEVKSYKTPAVMIRTVMEAVQTALHRKLDWDEAKKSLSEPKFIDMLKTYHETHDMTDQKLLNALEKYVKRNDFTPAAASAVSKAAGGLCQWVIAIHKYGNIYKEVHPKIVKNENAQQKVRAQEEMLRQKEEKLQRIVDEVRQLEADLQANIAEKNRLMAEARATQDKLNKAQIIVDGLEGERGRWTESIARFELDLENINGETLLACAFMCYCGAFTAEYRQLLWQSWMKEVRRVQLPLNRDYDFVNFLADPTEVLDWQQAGLPGDEFSRENGAVVVFGPRYPLMIDPQQQAIKWVKRMERDNGLKVIDPKQPDFQKTVEYAIQFGCPLLLQDVLEEIDPLLDPIMSRSFIMKGKRKLVKVGDNYVEFKEGFKLYITTRLPNPHYTPETCTKVCLLNFAVKEQGLEEQLLKIVVEKEKPELEHENEQLILHTAAAKKEMKQLEEDILDLLSTSQVSLLENQRLIETLQTAKVTAANIQNQLQVAETTSVKIREAREEYRECARRASLLFFVLADLGAIDSMYQFALDSYIQLFQTSIRRSSEKIVSHEMEERIKTLNEWHTAAVYTNTCRGLFERHKLLFAFHMTMRILQMQGLVNIEEYVFMMRGAQMLDKQSRLPNPASAWLSERAWDHVLELERLSAFHGIAAHFEQKPDEWRAWYLLERPEEALLPEEWEARCGGNALQRMIFTRCLRPDRLVFMVYEFIEEQLGSQFVDPPVFNLKDTFDESTNTIPLIFVLSNGVDPTKQLQSLAQREGRELKVLALGQGQGDNAKRALQEYSQTGGWVFLANCHLMVSWLVELEKIIDAIFEQNPHRDFRLWLSSVPTPQFPIGVLQRSIKMTTEPPKGIKANMLRLYNTFSEDDLAIRSAEHPLIYRNLLYALCFFHSVLLERRKYGTLGYNVLYDFTSSDFDVSENIIQLYIGHMHSDAVEDVPFVTIRYLIAEASYGGRVTDDWDRRVLNTYMAQYMCPDAITQSRYPLAAADEYCIPEDCNTLLAYKNHCGQLPITDPPEAFGQHANADIASRIAESTALLDCLISVNTSLVRDGGGSSSGSAQAVTQEDRCLEILASIEEPSKAATPNLLDYTAIYDSTEGDRDNALNTCLLQEVQRYNALLKTIHRQKAELRRAVKGEIVMSEQLEAIFNALLLGRVPPPWTSAYPSLKPLASWAVDLVERVDQMRLWSQRTPTVFWLSGFTYPTGFLKSLQQQQARRDQISIDQYDWEYAILPSEERAIAHRPKKGAYVRGIFLEGAGWNGEANTLCEPKPMELIVSMPVIHFKPKLRSGKAKSASVYECPLYMYPIRTGTRERPSYVVAVDLESGDAVPETYTKRGTALLLSTDE